In Oncorhynchus clarkii lewisi isolate Uvic-CL-2024 chromosome 2, UVic_Ocla_1.0, whole genome shotgun sequence, one DNA window encodes the following:
- the LOC139366189 gene encoding sialic acid-binding Ig-like lectin 5 — MWVLIWAALLLSLTERTTCQKKALAAAYNITFSPAEITPQTGLCAVIPCSFTHPDDFLASIAMWLKCPDAQCSIKVETDSIFHSINSSIAQEGYRRRVALLETDLTKKNCSMIINDITKTDDGDYKLRLSGTLNSRNISQFTYQKKLKMAVKALTQKPSVLTPPLTEGEPATLTCTAPGICSGTPPNITWTWRGTGDNITELRDNTTTQRREDLTRVTRTHFSTLTFTPSAEHHTTKVTCQVTFKGNITTEETVTLNVTHVKEPKISGSNTVREGDTLNLSCFVDSYPPPPSITWSKNGTTALEENNSGLASLTISNMTREHTGEYVCKAQQLNKTTLTASIVVTVMYHPVILNASGCVIQAKVMTCVCVSQGVPLPLIGWLNTEEYSLTKSVLRSSVNTTIRMHVGHHTNTTVECVSTNEVGRVREKLQVTQKESQGKRGEKVSKDILAILLNPPPIAAFVIGAAFSSTTCCIILCLTGKCKRCKERIPKDSDSKSPFTNLEMVACEDQQTNSGQAVRGEQTPLQVVLMEGAENTGPQTSGAAGNSAKGEEPQDVHYATINYSQLKKTPEEAEKKTTTSESEYAKIKRENKKEWYEGGGEGSGVMYEEENENGKPAAETYENTELYSNVKAIMGGE; from the exons ATGTGGGTCCTCATCTGGGCagctctacttctctctctgacagagaGAACCACATGCCAAA AGAAGGCCCTTGCAGCAGCATACAACATCACCTTCAGTCCAGCAGAGATAACACCACAGACTGGACTATGTGCTGTTATTCCATGTTCGTTCACTCACCCTGATGACTTCCTTGCTAGCATAGCAATGTGGCTTAAATGCCCTGATGCACAATGTTCTATTAAAGTCGAAACGGACTCTATTTTCCACTCAATAAATTCCTCTATAGCTCAGGAGGGTTATAGAAGGCGAGTAGCACTACTGGAGACAGACCTGACAAAGAAGAACTGCAGTATGATCATCAACGACATCACTAAGACTGATGACGGAGACTATAAATTAAGACTGTCCGGAACATTGAACAGTAGAAATATAAGTCAATTTACATACCAGAAGAAACTGAAAATGGCAGTGAAAG CTCTGACCCAGAAGCCCTCAGTGTTGACTCCTcctctgacagagggagaaccAGCGACCCTGACCTGCACCGCCCCGGGAATCTGCTCTGGAACTCCTCCTAACATCACATGGAcatggagagggacaggagacaaCATCACTGAGCTCAGAGACAACACCACTACACAAAGGAGAGAGGATCTGACCAGAGTCACAAGAACCCACTTCTCAACTTTGACCTTTACACCTTCAGCAGAGCACCACACCACCAAGGTCACGTGCCAAGTGACATTCAAAGGGAACATCACCACTGAGGAGACAGTGACTTTGAATGTGACTC ATGTGAAGGAACCCAAGATCTCTGGTAGTAACACAGTGAGAGAGGGTGATACCCTGAATCTGTCTTGCTTTGTTGACAGctacccaccaccaccatctatcaCCTGGAGTAAGAATGGGACAACAGCTTTGGAAGAGAATAACTCTGGACTGgcctctctcaccatctccaaCATGACAAGAGAACATACTGGGGAGTATGTGTGTAAAGCTCAACAACTCAACAAGACGACTCTGACAGCTTCCATTGTTGTCACTGTGATGT ACCATCCTGTGATTCTCAATGCTTCTGGGTGTGTCATCCAGGCAAAGGtcatgacctgtgtgtgtgtcagccagggGGTTCCCTTACCTCTCATAGGCTGGCTTAACACTGAGGAGTACTCCCTCACTAAATCAGTGTTGAGGTCCTCAGTGAACACCACCATCAGGATGCATGTCGGGCACCACACCAACACTACTGTGGAGTGTGTCAGCACAAATGAAgtgggcagagtgagagagaagctgCAAGTCACCCAAAAAGAGAGCCAAGGAAAGCGAGGAG AGAAAGTATCTAAAGACATCTTGGCTATACTGTTGAACCCACCACCGATTGCTGCATTTGTGATTGGTGCAGCCTTCTCATCCACCACCTGTTGTATCATCCTGTGTTTGACAGGGAAATGTAAAAG ATGCAAAGAGAGGATCCCAAAGGACTCAGACTCCAAAAGCCCTTTCACAAACCTGGAGATGGTGGCATGTGAAGACCAACAG ACGAATTCAGGACAGGCTGTACGGGGCGAACAGACCCCTCTGCAGGTGGTGCTGATGGAGGGAGCTGAAAACACAGGACCCCAGACCAGTGGAGCTGCAGGAAACTCTGCCAAAGGGGAAGAACCTCAAGATGTGCACTACGCCACTATCAACTACTCCCAACTGAAGAAGACTCCtgaggaggcagagaagaagaccaCTACCTCAGAGTCAGAGTACGCCAAAATCAAACGAGAGAATAAGAAAGAATGGTatgaaggtggaggagaggggagtggagtgatGTACGAGGAGGAGAACGAGAATGGTAAGCCAGCAGCAGAGACATATGAGAATACAGAGCTTTACTCCAACGTCAAGGCTATTATGGGTGGTGAGTGA